The proteins below come from a single Faecalibaculum rodentium genomic window:
- a CDS encoding ABC transporter ATP-binding protein/permease, whose product MLRLEHLVKDYYTGDEIVHAIRDLTVTFRDNEFVSILGPSGCGKTTLLNIIGGLDNYNSGNLVINGRSTKDYTDKDWDTYRNHRIGFVFQSYNLIMHQTVLQNVALSMALTDVPKDEREKRAAAALEKVGLKDQLNKKPTQMSGGQMQRVAIARALVNDPEILLADEPTGALDSHTSVQIMDLLKEIAKDRLVIMVTHNPELAQQYSTRIIRLRDGEIVSDSDPVREGEELEDEQKPLKKPSMKFGTALSLSFNNLLTKKGRTLLTAFAGSIGIIGIGLIMSLSSGMQGYIDRVEQDTITSYPVTIEDNTMDMSVLMSAMMDRDEQGEKKSYDGTVRSRAFADKLLGSIADTEKNNLTAFRKYLNSPGGQELKETASAIEYNYGITMHVYNKQAVGDKLVAVSPNGLMDELGMSDMISLRDQFMGGMSSAMPGSEVWMALPAESSLRDREYELLDGHWPENEDEVMLEVDDSGEISDFTLYSLGLMNQSELVENYKDLQAEKTEEITPGKPVAYTKDELLGMEFTLVPNSALYKKVGNIWVDESEDEAFVQEAVTNGRTLKITGIMKPRETSLGPVSTMGGVYYDRSLENWIRTEGKSSKIVKEQEAHQDVNVFTGRKFGDSAQLTAANLTPEQQMMLASLSQQELMDYMASYNDAANATYESNMAKLGIFNDDTPTSIDLYADTFEDKEKIGDLIAEYNDLQQAEGNDANVISYNDAVGTMMSGVSDIINIISYVLMAFVSISLVVSSIMIGIITYISVLERVKEIGILRAMGASKRDVTNVFNAETFIIGLLSGLLGVGLTVLLNIPISMVIERMTGVAGIAQMPLNGAVILIGVELLLTMLAGLIPARMAARKDPVQALRSE is encoded by the coding sequence ATGCTCAGACTGGAACATCTGGTCAAGGACTACTATACGGGGGATGAAATCGTCCATGCGATCCGGGATCTTACAGTGACATTCCGGGACAATGAATTCGTATCGATTCTCGGTCCCTCGGGCTGCGGAAAGACCACGCTGCTGAACATCATCGGCGGCCTGGACAACTACAACAGCGGCAATCTCGTCATCAACGGACGAAGCACAAAGGACTACACCGACAAGGACTGGGATACGTACCGGAACCACAGGATCGGGTTTGTGTTCCAAAGCTACAACCTTATCATGCACCAGACCGTACTGCAGAATGTGGCTCTGTCCATGGCGCTGACAGATGTGCCGAAAGATGAGCGGGAAAAGCGGGCGGCTGCCGCACTGGAGAAAGTGGGGCTGAAGGATCAGCTCAACAAGAAACCGACACAGATGTCCGGCGGACAGATGCAGCGTGTGGCCATTGCCCGGGCACTGGTGAACGACCCGGAGATCCTCCTGGCGGATGAACCCACAGGCGCCCTGGATTCCCATACCTCGGTGCAGATCATGGACCTGCTCAAGGAAATCGCAAAGGACCGGCTGGTCATCATGGTCACACACAATCCCGAACTCGCACAGCAGTACTCCACGCGGATCATCCGCCTGCGTGACGGGGAGATCGTCTCGGATTCCGATCCGGTCAGGGAAGGAGAAGAACTGGAGGATGAACAGAAGCCGCTGAAGAAGCCCTCCATGAAATTCGGCACAGCCCTGTCCCTTTCCTTCAACAATCTGCTCACAAAAAAAGGCCGGACTCTGCTCACTGCCTTTGCTGGCAGCATCGGCATTATCGGCATTGGGCTGATCATGTCTCTGTCCAGTGGCATGCAGGGGTATATCGACCGGGTGGAACAGGATACCATAACAAGCTATCCGGTCACGATCGAGGACAACACCATGGACATGAGCGTGCTGATGTCCGCCATGATGGACCGGGATGAGCAGGGGGAGAAGAAGTCCTATGACGGGACGGTACGTTCCCGGGCATTTGCGGACAAGCTGCTGGGTTCCATTGCGGATACCGAGAAAAACAACCTGACGGCGTTCCGGAAATACCTGAACAGCCCCGGGGGACAGGAGCTGAAAGAAACAGCCAGCGCCATCGAGTACAACTATGGCATCACCATGCATGTCTATAACAAACAGGCAGTAGGGGACAAGCTTGTTGCGGTGTCTCCCAACGGTCTGATGGATGAGCTGGGAATGAGCGACATGATCAGCCTGCGTGACCAGTTCATGGGCGGCATGTCGTCTGCCATGCCCGGCAGCGAAGTCTGGATGGCGCTTCCGGCGGAGTCCTCCCTGCGTGACAGGGAATATGAACTGCTGGATGGTCACTGGCCGGAAAACGAAGATGAGGTCATGCTGGAGGTGGATGACAGCGGGGAGATATCGGATTTCACGCTGTATTCCCTGGGTTTGATGAATCAGTCGGAACTGGTGGAAAACTACAAGGATCTGCAGGCGGAGAAGACCGAAGAGATCACGCCGGGAAAGCCGGTTGCATATACCAAGGACGAACTCCTGGGCATGGAATTCACGCTCGTGCCCAACAGCGCCCTGTATAAAAAAGTGGGGAACATCTGGGTGGATGAATCGGAAGACGAGGCCTTTGTTCAGGAAGCTGTGACAAACGGCAGGACGCTGAAGATCACCGGGATCATGAAACCCCGGGAAACATCTCTTGGTCCTGTAAGCACCATGGGCGGTGTGTATTACGACCGGAGTCTGGAAAACTGGATCCGGACTGAGGGAAAGAGCAGCAAAATCGTGAAGGAGCAGGAGGCACACCAGGATGTGAACGTATTTACCGGACGGAAATTCGGGGACTCCGCACAGCTGACTGCAGCCAATCTGACCCCCGAGCAGCAGATGATGCTGGCAAGTCTGTCTCAGCAGGAGCTGATGGACTACATGGCTTCCTACAACGATGCAGCCAATGCCACGTATGAGTCGAACATGGCGAAACTCGGAATCTTCAATGACGACACTCCGACCTCCATTGACCTGTATGCGGATACCTTCGAGGACAAGGAGAAGATCGGGGACCTGATTGCAGAGTACAACGACCTGCAGCAGGCAGAAGGCAATGATGCGAATGTCATTTCCTACAACGATGCAGTCGGGACCATGATGAGCGGTGTATCGGATATCATCAACATCATTTCCTATGTGCTGATGGCATTCGTGAGCATTTCCCTGGTGGTCAGCAGCATCATGATCGGCATCATCACCTATATTTCCGTCCTGGAGCGGGTCAAGGAGATCGGCATCCTCCGGGCCATGGGCGCCAGCAAGCGTGACGTGACGAATGTCTTCAACGCGGAGACGTTCATCATCGGCCTGTTGTCGGGACTTCTTGGCGTGGGACTTACGGTGCTGCTCAATATCCCGATTTCGATGGTAATCGAGCGCATGACGGGTGTGGCCGGCATTGCGCAGATGCCCCTGAATGGAGCGGTGATCCTGATCGGAGTGGAACTTTTGCTTACGATGCTGGCCGGTCTGATCCCGGCGCGCATGGCTGCCCGAAAGGATCCGGTGCAGGCCCTGCGGTCGGAATAA
- a CDS encoding RluA family pseudouridine synthase, with translation MEHNIQVQTLPSGDLQVRLEEPMTGAQLVEKLGISREKDKTLKILENGQPVANRGRMLESRVVTLRQPVPEEIPYSFEPVDVIYEDQWCLVVNKPAFLLVHDDGQTPDNLTSRVNAHLAESGWPYPAQAVNRIDREATGLVLFCKNPLFQNWFDRQMEDRTAQKEYYAVLEGLLERRHVDLNNPIGRNRHEAEKMIVYPKGKASHTHLERIARRGTRTLVKARITTGRKHQIRVHAAHQGHAVVNDALYGEKADDRGLLLQSARIVFRQPVTNQQIEVEIPMDPRFREFRKPPRRPRKGTTHRR, from the coding sequence ATGGAACACAACATACAAGTACAGACGCTGCCATCCGGTGACCTTCAGGTCCGGCTGGAAGAGCCCATGACCGGCGCGCAGCTGGTGGAGAAACTGGGCATCTCCAGGGAAAAGGACAAGACGCTGAAGATCCTGGAGAACGGTCAGCCGGTGGCAAACCGCGGCCGGATGCTGGAAAGCCGTGTGGTGACGCTCCGGCAGCCGGTTCCTGAAGAAATCCCGTACAGCTTTGAACCGGTGGATGTCATCTACGAAGACCAGTGGTGCCTGGTCGTTAACAAGCCGGCTTTCCTGCTGGTGCATGATGACGGACAGACGCCGGACAATCTGACATCGCGGGTAAACGCACATCTGGCGGAAAGCGGATGGCCCTATCCCGCACAGGCTGTGAACCGCATCGACCGCGAAGCCACCGGACTGGTCCTGTTCTGCAAGAACCCGCTGTTCCAGAACTGGTTCGACAGGCAGATGGAAGACCGCACAGCGCAGAAAGAATACTATGCAGTACTGGAAGGCCTGCTGGAAAGACGGCATGTGGATCTGAACAATCCCATTGGCAGAAACCGGCATGAGGCGGAAAAAATGATCGTGTATCCAAAGGGAAAGGCCAGCCACACACATCTGGAACGCATTGCAAGGCGTGGAACCCGGACGCTGGTGAAAGCACGGATCACGACAGGACGGAAGCACCAGATCCGTGTGCATGCAGCACACCAGGGACATGCGGTGGTCAACGATGCCCTCTATGGCGAGAAGGCGGATGACCGCGGCCTGCTGCTGCAGTCTGCACGGATCGTGTTCCGGCAGCCGGTCACAAACCAGCAGATCGAAGTCGAAATCCCGATGGATCCCCGGTTCCGGGAGTTCCGCAAGCCGCCGCGCAGGCCCAGGAAAGGGACCACTCACCGTCGCTGA
- a CDS encoding chloride channel protein: protein MQNFSRFLSAHSRAAAEFVFLSGAGVLIGLSVSLFEVLFGYGLILIEQWRTAFPLWTFLVLPLAGLLVVWLFQKYGGLACKGMNLIFEVSQGKPERIPRRTVFLMTVCTWLSRLAGASVGREGVAVQIGAAVSWQFGHFFHKKLDIENIRTIFLVTGMAAGFAGLFGTPFSAVFFALEVLVAGTLKYRAMAPAICAAFSASWLSARLGLSAEGYAIRMLLPFSIETFWLPLLMMGLAFGLAGGLFAWGLRRVRKTVTDRFPDPFRRILILGTVLACLMILTGGRYAGSGAALIAAPFAGDPMYAWDFLLKAGFTILSLSAGFVGGEVTPLFAIGVSLGTVIGPLFGLDPMLSAALGFAAVFGSGTNTFLSPVMIGMEVFGFQWFPFFFVVCAVSYLVNRDQSIYSLQSRYGLHDV from the coding sequence ATGCAGAACTTCAGTCGTTTCCTGTCGGCCCATTCCCGGGCGGCAGCGGAATTTGTCTTCCTGTCCGGAGCCGGTGTGCTCATCGGACTCTCGGTTTCCCTGTTCGAAGTGCTTTTCGGATACGGACTGATCCTGATTGAACAGTGGAGGACCGCGTTTCCCCTCTGGACCTTCCTCGTCCTGCCGCTGGCCGGTCTTCTTGTCGTGTGGCTGTTCCAGAAATACGGCGGCCTTGCCTGCAAGGGCATGAACCTCATCTTCGAGGTCTCCCAGGGAAAACCCGAACGCATTCCCCGACGCACAGTGTTCCTCATGACCGTCTGCACCTGGCTGTCCCGGCTGGCCGGAGCCTCCGTGGGACGGGAGGGTGTAGCCGTCCAGATCGGGGCCGCTGTATCCTGGCAGTTCGGACATTTTTTCCACAAAAAACTGGACATCGAAAACATCCGGACGATTTTTCTGGTCACCGGCATGGCCGCGGGCTTTGCCGGGTTGTTCGGAACTCCGTTTTCCGCCGTTTTCTTCGCCCTGGAAGTCCTTGTGGCGGGAACACTGAAATACCGGGCCATGGCTCCTGCCATCTGTGCCGCGTTTTCCGCCTCCTGGCTCTCTGCCAGACTGGGGCTTTCGGCGGAAGGCTATGCCATCCGGATGCTGCTGCCGTTTTCCATTGAGACATTCTGGCTGCCGCTGCTGATGATGGGACTTGCCTTCGGTCTGGCTGGCGGATTGTTTGCCTGGGGACTGCGCAGAGTGAGAAAGACCGTTACGGACAGATTTCCCGACCCCTTCAGGCGGATCCTGATCCTGGGCACGGTCCTTGCCTGCCTCATGATCCTCACAGGCGGCCGGTATGCAGGTAGCGGTGCCGCACTGATTGCGGCTCCCTTTGCCGGTGATCCCATGTATGCCTGGGACTTCCTGCTCAAGGCAGGATTCACCATCCTGTCACTTTCCGCAGGCTTTGTCGGTGGAGAGGTCACGCCGCTGTTTGCCATTGGCGTGTCCCTGGGAACGGTGATCGGCCCGCTGTTTGGCCTGGATCCCATGCTTTCGGCCGCCCTGGGATTTGCCGCGGTGTTCGGGTCCGGCACCAACACCTTCCTGTCTCCGGTCATGATCGGCATGGAAGTCTTCGGTTTCCAGTGGTTTCCGTTCTTCTTTGTGGTCTGCGCCGTCAGCTACCTTGTGAACCGCGACCAGTCCATCTACTCCCTCCAGAGCCGGTACGGTCTGCACGATGTGTAA
- a CDS encoding desulfoferrodoxin family protein: protein MKLFKDDTTGAIVEVVLAPEAVQEITINGTPARELQAGTTDAAQEKHVPAVMQAGDELKVQVGSVAHPMLPEHWITNIWLEYPDGRVEKKTLHPGEEPVAVFDVTGEEGTVSVYEYCNLHGLWKKDVELSK from the coding sequence ATGAAACTCTTTAAAGACGATACAACCGGTGCCATCGTGGAAGTGGTCCTGGCACCTGAAGCGGTACAGGAAATCACCATCAACGGTACGCCGGCACGCGAACTGCAGGCGGGCACCACAGATGCCGCGCAGGAAAAACACGTTCCGGCAGTGATGCAGGCCGGCGATGAACTGAAGGTTCAGGTCGGATCTGTGGCACACCCGATGCTCCCCGAGCACTGGATCACAAACATCTGGCTGGAATACCCCGATGGACGTGTCGAAAAGAAAACGCTGCACCCGGGTGAAGAGCCTGTTGCGGTGTTTGATGTAACCGGCGAGGAAGGCACAGTATCTGTATATGAATACTGCAACCTGCACGGTCTCTGGAAAAAAGACGTGGAACTGAGCAAGTAG